Genomic segment of Aquarana catesbeiana isolate 2022-GZ linkage group LG02, ASM4218655v1, whole genome shotgun sequence:
TTCATTTGGCACCATGTGGTTGACCCATGATGTTTTGACTACCgaaaatgtcaaggaggctgtgtccgcgatgataaaaagtatgttatgtttttggtaataacccgtttgcagtaataacacctgagtgcattgagtcactgttttatgcttgtgtttttcagacttgattctcaaagaggactgcaagcccaccccaacaaccaccgatgaagacgagcaaatgccagtggcagagtcagagagtcaatctgggctgttcacagcataccgcaaaaaacagaagagagattcatgttccagtccccaaattcagctgaaccagtatttagacatttgtgatggacagagctgccttcagttttgggccatgaacaggcacatgctcccctctttgttcagggtagcggtaagagtaatgtcagtccctgcatcaagcgcacctgttgaacgtgtgttcagccatggtggggtgataatgcgacaccatcgctcacaactgagcgagaaagtactttccaattaaattttttgcaaatgcaatgcatgttaagtggctattctgagaatagccacttaacatgcattgcatttgcaaaaaattgtattctgagaagtgagaatactattttttgcaaatgcaatgcattttaagtggctgttctaataactaagaaaaaaggaatagaagtagataggcgctgtttccaagcctggtgaattcaaatgtgttattcccttagtgggagggcagtatggagtgGGAAAGATTGTAAAGATGTTGCCTATAGTTTTCAGTGAATGTTTATCCCGTGGAATTGTgtataaaggtcctggatgtgcataagtcaagttggttgtctgacttaataaagcgcagtgtgtgctctaaaaaagatataacttaatccgtataaatataatatatccatatataaatgaaccctatttttaaattaaaaatatttgtgcaaaattatgtgatccataacgtaatcgataatgtacatatgtagtgaacaaacaaatatatataatcaagtgctttcagtgctgctacaaAGAAAACCCCTGGATTCTGATGGATTTTCCAAACctttcagtgcgtgccttaatccgtgttctaatagtgattgattgcactcaccagatcctagcagcactgaaagcacttgattatatatatttgtttgttcacttcatatgtacattatcgatttacgttatggatcacataattttgcacaaatatttttaatttaaaaatagggttcatttatatatggatatattatatttatacggattaagttatatcttttttagagcacacactgcactttattaagtcagacaaccaacttgacttatgcacatccaggacctttataacacatttgaattcaccaggcttggaaacagcgctatctacttctattccttttttcttatatcttactccacctagtggaagtaatcggtagtggcagctgttccaacaacattctttcatttttaaatttttattccattgcatgcatcccattgcacgggtgtttctccctcttttttctattctaataactaagctcaaagtttgaacttgacacaatgccaaattgccaatatctggacacttgaagaatggtgatgggaatactattattctcatcaccattcaagtgtccagatattggcattgtgtcaagttcaaactttgagcttagttattttccccctcagcaaggactacatttttttcaggcttgttggccatttaattgctgagtgttctgctccttgtctgctatttgggcattcaaagtgtttctttaatatgccaagaaaaaagcactaagctgttttgttaatgttgaaaataaaacaaaacctttcctgaaaactgacttttaactcatttaaaggatggaaatggggtagatcagtattttgacttaatttgtgacttgaccaaaataaatgacttgacttgacttgcttgacttctagcagggactcgacttgacttgcttgcttttcgccacagtgacttgggacttgcttatgacttgaaggttaagacttgagacttgcttgtgacttgcacatgtgtgacttacccccatgtctgggTACTGTGCCTATCTCCGGCTGGTGAATGTGGGGGAGGAGCCGGGAAAGCAGAAGCTGTCAATCAGAAGTTCACAGGACACGTTAATAGCAGAGCCGCAAGCTGATAGCTGGActgagggggcggagcctgctcTGGAGACATTGAGAGAGACAGCCAATCAAGTGCGAGCGCGCGGCAGAAGGGCATTACCTTACTGCGTCACTCCGTGGGCGGATCAGTCTGCGATCGCCCAGCTGGAGGAGGAGTACGTTTCGGCTGTTTTCCATCACGCCCAACTTAAAGTCTTCCTATAGAATCCCAGCTGTCCTCTAAGAGGGCGGAGATTGTCACTAGGggattgagagagagaggggcgggcatttactgaagccgagtcggacattTTTACTAAGGGATCGGAGAAAATCATGTTCGGGTCTAGGCAGGTGTACCGTCAAATAGTGGCCGCCAGCAAGAGGTGACCGGGatgtacggcgcatgcgccgtacggcACAGCTGATTTTACGTTCAGCTGTTGTGAGGGAGCTGCGCACAATGGCCGATGGAAgacatttttctgtcagattgtaccTGGCGCTGGCGAGgcgtgttcatgtcggtgaggggcagatttgtacatgttgggggtggatttttaaatgatgggcagtgctgcaaaacaaatttTATTCTGCTATTTTTCCTGGACGCTTGCGGGACGTGCCCATCTTTTAAAAATCCGCAcccaacatgtacaaatccgccTCTCGCTGACATGAACACACCTCGGCAGCgccaggcacaatctgacagaaacatTTCTTCCGTCAGATATTGTGCGCATGCACTGtctcaacagctgatcgtaaaatcagctgttgtgctgttccatacggcgcatgcgcagtacatcccgggcacttctcgatagcgggcactatccaACAGATCACCGCCTGTGCCAAGTCCatgtgtcactgacagtgaagagaGGTAACTCCCCCAATCTGATCATTTATATATTCACCATGAAAGAGGCCCTGTCATTATCTGTATTCTCTATTAATAATGATCAATAGAAGACTGGCTAATAACAAATGATAATAATAGAAGATATTGATAAATAATAATAGAAGTGAATAATAATAGATTACAATGATGTTTATAATTATGTATTTATACTATTATTAGCATACATCTAATTATTATTGGCATCTTCCAATCGTCAGCGTGTTACTGTATATtaaccattaaagcggagttccacccatttaaaagtcagcagctgcaaaaagtgtaactgctgacttttaataatcagacactcacctgtcccacaatccaacAATGGGGGAGTATGAAGCTCcgctccccccccctcttctccgcaGTGCCGGGCAATCTTCTAgaacttgtgacgtgtcccagaagtttgcagggagggagggaggggggagagatgaacTTCCTTCCGGCATCGCGGCgtcaggagaggaagtgggagctgggtgcctgtaaaaacagggtacccactcctcccccccccccaaaaaaaaaatgacttgccaAATATGGCATGTCGGGGTCAccagaacttaaagtggatgttccatttttgggtggaaatctgctttaaggactggaagattttcctgcttaatgaccaggccatttttttgcaatacggcactgcatcgctttaactgacaattatgcggtacccaaacaaaattgacgtccttttttttcccacaaatagagctttcttttggtggtatttgatcacctctgcagtttttattttttgcgctgtaaacaagaaaagagcgacaattttgaaaaaacattttttttttactataataaacatccccaaaaatgtttttaaaaaacaaatttcttcatcaatttaggccaatatttattcttctacatattttcggtaaaataaaaataaaaatcgcaataagcgtactgAGTGGTGTGATGGCAGCCCCAAATCATTCAACTGCATAGCAGCCACTGTCAGTGTCTCTACACCCTCACCTTCCCTGTCTGTGTGGGCAGGTGGGACTCTACCCTGTGAGtcagtgtgtgtgcatgtatatatgtgaGGCAAGGCCTTTAGACTGTATGCTCTCTCAAGGATAAATCCAGCTTTGGTACCATGttactaagggcccattcacacggcctttctgatcaggtctgcctgtcagtcttTCAGGCAGACCTGAGCGGACACtccatcagtggcggcccgtccatagggggcgctcggGCACCGCCTccccaatctgaaaaaaaaaaaaaagtcactttaagagtgaccaagCGCCGGGCATGCGGCGGTCTATAGGAatcttcccagcctgcaatcagctgattgcaagctgggaagttgATTTGCCCACGTTTAGGGAGTGTCCGGGGTACAAGCAATGCGCCCACAAACACTCCCCCATTCTCAAATCTCCAGTAATTTGCCATTGCAGCTCCTGTTCTTTTATTTTAATGGCCGAGAGCGAAAGACAGTGGGCGGTGCTTTTTCGTGGCACTGCGTCACTTCCCGTTTCTGGCTCACTGTTTGGCGGCGTGTGGTGACTGAAGAAAGCCTGACCGACTCCTGAGCTTCGCTGGCGGCTTCTAAGGTATGTAAACCGCTGCGGGCCATCTGTTGTCACAgacggtgtctctctctctcctcctagctaGCTTCTAGCTGACTGAGCTATGACTTTGTATGTGGCCGCGGCACGCGAGCTGCCCCTCTGCTCCATACACACTAATCCCTGGAGGCCTAGACCGTGGACCCTTTCCTCACCGTCAGTTCCCCTCCCTGTGCTTCtctgcagtgctctgcccccctTTAATTCTCTCCACTCACTCAGTGAGTGACATGGggggtgcagactgggggggggggtaattgtgcaggatttgagagacatgctatataccaggctttgtgacaAATGCTATGTACCAGGCTTTGAGGTGtgatggggcaggaattgggactgatctgaggggcgaagggacaggaattggattgatgggcacaatggctgcgtttgatggtacagagaggctgcaattgatggtttttttttttccagaatttttcagtttgtgcccAGTTTGTTTTAAACACCAGCCGTGACTgcactccattcacccctatggggcagcggatgtcagcagtgacatgtccactgacacccgctgatatctgatcctgtccgccaaatccaggcagatggtgaccctattttccatccatcttccGGAACGGATAAAAACGGACAAACGggtctctgacaggtccatctcggcacagtgagtggagaaggacctgtcatccacatgctcagctctGTGTGTATGGGACATACAGAGCATGGCTTAGCCCCgcccccttctcactggctgtgattgacagccaatggctctcgctgctgtgtctgagccaatgaggagagattcAAGAGAGCCTCCACATCACTGGAtcaggctcaggcaagtattagggggcggggccactctctgaaggttttttatcttcagcCTTTCAAACCACTTGAAAGCTGATAACAGATTACATTCCTAAGCGCTTGTAGACGTTTTTCTAATCAAAAAGGTCCTTAATTTTTGGTAAGTCATTCTAGCCTAGGGGGTGTAATGAGCACCTGGCACTTTATCATGTGGAGCACTTAAATATTGGTGAAGAGGAGTGCAATTAGTATATTAATTACCTGAAGAACTGTCTTTTGAGGATAATCAGTTTGCACTAAGTCTTTGGCACTTTTTTGGCACATTTGCACATTATTTATCATCTGGAGGATATTGAAGACCAAAAGACACAGATACTGTAAATTTTTTGCAAGTTTGCACTTTATTTATAGGACATTAAGCACTTGTTTTTTTGCACGTTGTATTTTATTTGAAGGGAAATTATTCAGTTTCTATTGATAATTTGCACACATTGGCTTGACAAAGATTATTTaacttttttcttaaattttaccATTAGAAAcaagtctatacttacctgctctgtacaattgaATTGCATAGAGTAGCTGCAcatctcttctcgggtcccctgccagcgctcttgGCACCTCCCCTCCGTCCAGTgtcccccatgggaagccgcttcccctGGGGTCACTAATGCATGTTTGCTACCAAGCCCCGCtactgcatccactgacacagacagcgggacacgGCCCAGCCCCTAGTCACTtttctttgattgacagcagcggaagccaatggctcccagtgccacAGCAAAGCCAGTGactcagaagtgaggggagagaagagcttcaGACGTGTActgcgctggatcaaatgagggctcaggtaaaaaGGAGGTGAGGGGGAAAACTTGAGTAGAAAACTTCAGATTTTTTTGTTCAGTGTCCActcacattaaccacctcaatacatggcacttaacccccttcctgcccaggccatttttcaacttCCGGCGCTGTCACACTTccaatgacaattgcacagtcatgctatactgtaaccatgtgaaatttttattttcttcacagaaaaagctttcttttggtggtatttaatcactgctgggccttttactttatattaaaaaaaaaaaacgaaaattttgaaaacaaataaaagtttttcttagtttctgtcaatagattttgtaaataagtaatttttctcctttactgatgtgcactgatgaggcagcactgataggaataaaattgacccaaaattaatattttttttaaaggacagtgtaaaaaaaaaataaaaaaagtaaaataaagaaacatttttaaagcgtctgcatatgaaaatggtgtttaaacccCACATGTGGAGATTGCTGCGAACGTtcgaacgagagcaataattttagcagaaGACCTCTTCtaattcaaaactggtaacctgtagaaatttttaaacatcacctatggagatttgtaagtgtcaaagtttgtcgccattccacgagcaggcgcaatattgaagcgtcacatgttgggtatcaatttactcggcttaacattatctttcagaatataaaataaaaattgggctaactttaccgatTTCTTATTtgttaattcaaaaaaaaaaaaatttttttccccaaaaaaatttgctTGTAAGACCCCTGCACAAATGCAACAACAaccaccactttattctctagggtgtcgggGGGGAGAATAgagaaataaataatatatatatatatatatatatatatatatatatatatatatatatatatatatttattatctctctctatctctcacacacaggcggtcccctagttacagacatccaacttacaaacggagggagagaCTAAATTtaagaagtgagagtaaatctacccccaggaaaggaaattcactcctgttagccctcatgcaca
This window contains:
- the LOC141129817 gene encoding uncharacterized protein, which codes for MPFGEATDLSQGEKLVTISAVVPCILSLNHHLENHKESVRYLGGLICSLQESLQRLFEGIFVNVRMADEQNDVATLPFSDPLYLIAAVLDPSFGTMWLTHDVLTTENVKEAVSAMIKNLILKEDCKPTPTTTDEDEQMPVAESESQSGLFTAYRKKQKRDSCSSPQIQLNQYLDICDGQSCLQFWAMNRHMLPSLFRVAVRVMSVPASSAPVERVFSHGGVIMRHHRSQLSEKVLSN